In one window of Chryseobacterium sp. JV274 DNA:
- a CDS encoding DinB family protein codes for MITESLRSLYNRDLNKLKSEIEAYQNEENLWKIDKSIANSAGNLCLHLVGNINHFIGAQLGNTGYIRHRELEFSLKDISKAELIEKIEATAAMIDSVLPQLSDDDLKKEYPLVVFESAMTTDYFLIHLIAHLDYHLGQINYHRRLLDI; via the coding sequence ATGATCACAGAAAGCCTTAGATCTCTTTACAACAGAGATTTAAACAAACTAAAATCAGAGATAGAAGCCTATCAAAATGAAGAAAATCTCTGGAAAATTGATAAAAGTATTGCCAATTCTGCTGGTAACCTTTGTCTTCATTTGGTTGGAAATATCAATCATTTTATAGGTGCACAGCTAGGAAATACAGGATATATAAGACACCGTGAGCTGGAATTTTCATTAAAAGATATTTCAAAAGCTGAACTTATTGAAAAAATTGAAGCTACAGCAGCCATGATAGATTCCGTGCTTCCACAATTATCAGATGATGATCTGAAAAAAGAATATCCACTGGTTGTTTTTGAAAGCGCTATGACAACAGATTACTTTCTGATTCATCTGATTGCTCATCTGGATTATCATTTGGGACAGATCAATTACCACAGAAGGTTATTAGACATTTAA
- a CDS encoding DUF885 domain-containing protein, whose amino-acid sequence MKNILSKGILGLGLIIGLASCKKTDSPLTKVTPSNLDSIASNYYEQYLKLYPLDATSQGDTRYNDQLPINIDKDFISGEIAFYNSVQKQLEHVDYKSLSDEDKVVYDVLDYTLKDKIEAYAYHPEYIPFTQFGGLPLTFPLYGSGQGSQPFKTEKDYSDWLKRMEKFPEWMDAAADNFREGINNKVVLPKKLVAKMIPQMKAEEITTSDMEKNIFYGPVKNFPKNFTQDQKDKFSALFKEAITKKIIPAYTKMGVFLEKDYLPKARNTDGYNSLPNGNEIYSYYVKSWTTTKKSPDEINKIGLQQVAMLRAEMEKVKQQVGFTGSLEEFITFVKTDPKAMPYKTSKEVLNAFNGILTKITPKLKTMFNVTPKTKFEIRQTEKFREASASAEYIPGTPDGKRAGIFYVPLPDPTKFNVTSGMESLFLHEAIPGHHYQVSLQQENTKLPKFMRFGWFGAYGEGWAHYCETLGPEFGLYTDPYQKMGYLSDQMLRAVRLVVDTGLHTGKMSREEAIKYFLSNISYDEGAAVAEVERYMAMPGQALGYKIGSLRIRELREKYQKELGNKFNLASFHDEILSQGCLPLDVLNRKMELWAQKQK is encoded by the coding sequence ATGAAAAACATTTTATCAAAAGGTATTCTTGGATTAGGATTGATAATCGGGCTTGCTTCATGCAAAAAAACGGACTCTCCTCTTACCAAAGTAACCCCCAGCAACCTGGATTCTATTGCTTCCAACTATTATGAGCAATATCTTAAGCTATACCCTTTAGATGCTACATCTCAGGGAGATACAAGATACAACGACCAGCTTCCTATTAATATTGATAAAGATTTTATCTCAGGAGAAATCGCTTTCTACAATTCTGTACAGAAACAACTGGAGCATGTAGATTACAAATCCTTGTCTGATGAAGATAAAGTGGTGTATGATGTACTGGATTATACTTTAAAAGATAAAATTGAGGCCTATGCCTATCATCCGGAATATATTCCTTTTACCCAATTCGGAGGTCTACCGCTTACTTTTCCGTTGTATGGGAGCGGACAGGGCAGTCAGCCTTTCAAAACTGAAAAGGATTACAGCGACTGGCTGAAAAGAATGGAAAAATTCCCGGAATGGATGGATGCCGCAGCAGACAACTTCCGTGAGGGAATCAACAATAAGGTGGTACTTCCTAAAAAACTGGTTGCCAAAATGATTCCTCAGATGAAAGCCGAGGAAATCACAACGTCTGATATGGAAAAAAATATTTTCTACGGACCGGTTAAAAATTTCCCGAAAAACTTCACGCAGGATCAGAAAGATAAATTTTCAGCACTTTTTAAAGAGGCAATCACGAAAAAAATTATTCCGGCTTATACTAAAATGGGAGTATTTTTAGAAAAGGATTATCTTCCCAAAGCTAGAAATACAGACGGATACAACAGTCTTCCCAATGGCAATGAAATTTACAGCTATTACGTAAAAAGCTGGACAACTACGAAGAAATCTCCTGATGAGATCAATAAAATTGGTCTGCAGCAGGTAGCTATGCTTCGTGCAGAAATGGAAAAAGTAAAGCAGCAGGTAGGTTTTACCGGAAGCCTGGAAGAGTTTATTACTTTTGTGAAAACAGATCCAAAGGCAATGCCTTATAAAACGTCTAAAGAAGTTTTAAATGCCTTCAACGGTATTCTGACAAAGATTACTCCGAAACTGAAAACGATGTTCAATGTAACTCCAAAAACAAAGTTTGAAATCAGACAGACGGAAAAATTCAGAGAGGCCAGTGCCAGTGCAGAATACATTCCGGGAACTCCTGACGGGAAGAGAGCGGGTATATTTTATGTTCCGCTTCCAGATCCTACGAAATTCAATGTTACTTCAGGAATGGAGTCTCTTTTCCTTCATGAAGCAATTCCAGGACATCATTACCAGGTTTCTCTTCAACAGGAAAACACAAAGCTTCCAAAATTCATGAGATTCGGATGGTTTGGAGCGTATGGTGAAGGATGGGCACATTATTGTGAAACACTAGGTCCTGAGTTCGGTTTATATACAGATCCTTACCAGAAAATGGGATACTTGAGCGATCAGATGCTAAGAGCTGTACGACTTGTGGTAGATACAGGGCTTCATACGGGAAAAATGTCAAGAGAAGAAGCTATTAAATATTTCTTAAGCAATATTTCTTATGATGAAGGAGCTGCTGTAGCAGAAGTGGAAAGATATATGGCTATGCCGGGACAGGCTTTAGGCTATAAAATAGGTTCTTTAAGAATTCGTGAGCTGAGAGAAAAGTATCAGAAAGAACTTGGAAACAAATTCAATCTGGCGAGCTTCCATGATGAAATATTAAGCCAGGGATGTCTTCCTTTAGATGTTCTGAACAGAAAAATGGAGCTTTGGGCCCAAAAACAGAAATAA
- a CDS encoding MotA/TolQ/ExbB proton channel family protein translates to MLLTELSQILFAQIATPAVAADNLEFSFWKIMFHGGAFAKIVMVTVLLLGIFSLYLFFERFFFIKRLTSKTDSNFMNNIEDFIKAGKIEAAADYCKTQNSPEGRILEKGISRLGRPVSDIVSAMEAQAQVEVANMEKNLNLLAVVPSIAPMLGLLGTVIGMIIAFFNLSHATGSFSPKTLSEGIYTALGQTAVGLAVAIPANFCYNILLTRIDKFVLKAQNMSGEFLDLINKPL, encoded by the coding sequence ATGCTGTTAACGGAACTTTCTCAGATTTTATTTGCACAAATCGCCACCCCTGCAGTTGCTGCAGACAACTTAGAGTTCTCATTCTGGAAAATTATGTTCCACGGAGGAGCGTTCGCTAAAATAGTGATGGTCACGGTATTGCTGTTGGGAATATTTTCTCTGTATCTGTTTTTTGAAAGATTTTTCTTTATCAAAAGACTGACTTCAAAAACGGATTCCAACTTCATGAATAATATTGAAGACTTTATTAAAGCAGGAAAAATAGAGGCTGCTGCAGATTACTGCAAAACACAAAACTCTCCGGAAGGAAGAATTTTAGAAAAAGGAATTTCAAGATTGGGACGTCCTGTTTCTGATATCGTGAGTGCTATGGAAGCGCAGGCCCAGGTGGAGGTTGCTAATATGGAGAAAAATCTGAATCTTTTGGCTGTAGTACCAAGTATTGCACCAATGTTAGGTCTTTTGGGTACCGTAATCGGGATGATTATCGCTTTCTTTAATTTATCCCATGCCACAGGATCTTTCTCTCCGAAAACACTTTCAGAAGGTATTTATACCGCTTTGGGACAGACTGCGGTAGGTTTGGCAGTGGCAATTCCTGCAAACTTCTGCTATAACATTCTTTTGACAAGGATTGATAAATTTGTACTGAAGGCTCAGAATATGTCAGGAGAATTTTTAGACCTTATCAATAAACCTTTATAA
- a CDS encoding ExbD/TolR family protein, with protein sequence MKIQRRNKANPEFSLAAMTDVILLMLIFFMITSSAANQSAIDVNLPKAGAVDDNIPNPVTVSIKPDGSFFVDDNPANKGELEKIIVDKLTGQTNQSFTIRADENTLHKDVVFVMEIAEKHKFNIAIATVKDK encoded by the coding sequence ATGAAAATTCAGAGAAGAAATAAAGCAAACCCGGAATTCAGTTTAGCAGCGATGACAGACGTTATCCTGTTGATGCTGATTTTCTTTATGATCACATCTTCTGCCGCCAATCAAAGTGCTATTGATGTGAATCTGCCGAAAGCCGGAGCTGTTGACGATAATATACCCAATCCTGTGACAGTAAGCATTAAGCCGGATGGCTCATTCTTTGTAGATGACAATCCTGCCAATAAAGGAGAACTGGAGAAGATTATTGTAGATAAATTGACTGGTCAGACCAATCAATCGTTCACAATCAGAGCTGACGAAAACACACTGCATAAAGATGTTGTTTTTGTGATGGAAATTGCTGAAAAACATAAGTTTAATATTGCGATTGCAACAGTTAAAGATAAATAA
- a CDS encoding ferric siderophore ABC transporter substrate-binding protein — protein sequence MRSYTANRNEENKDRIKSALLSVLIWAAILLFVFLYKLKPELDKDPEVITTMLVNFGDNRNGKGIEEPAEQPGSLAAATEEVTPEPAETPVPETKTVVKPEPTPEPKKADVKEKVITGNNSKATVPKKEESKKAVKKEATSTSASKNTKKSGAATANSKTGNGDGKGNAAIGNLIKGRGTKAGSQGTGEGIGNAGDPLGGDGNGDSKVGIDRKLVGYIPGTMGRGGAQPSHSCTASGSITVAYTVDKAGNVVSARRLGGVSDPCVSSTSVAWVKKYVKAEKASTSSTGTYKITF from the coding sequence ATGAGAAGCTATACAGCAAATAGAAACGAAGAAAACAAAGATAGGATAAAGAGCGCTCTGCTTTCTGTTCTTATCTGGGCTGCTATTTTGCTTTTTGTTTTTTTATATAAATTGAAACCTGAACTGGACAAAGATCCTGAAGTGATTACTACTATGCTGGTCAACTTTGGGGACAACAGAAATGGGAAAGGAATTGAAGAACCTGCTGAACAGCCGGGAAGTCTTGCTGCAGCAACAGAAGAAGTAACACCTGAACCCGCAGAAACACCTGTCCCGGAAACAAAAACTGTTGTAAAGCCGGAACCAACTCCTGAGCCAAAGAAAGCAGACGTTAAGGAGAAAGTTATCACAGGAAACAATTCAAAAGCAACAGTTCCTAAAAAAGAGGAATCAAAAAAAGCGGTAAAAAAGGAAGCAACAAGTACCAGCGCGTCTAAAAATACTAAGAAATCCGGGGCTGCAACAGCCAATTCAAAGACCGGAAATGGAGATGGAAAAGGAAATGCCGCTATTGGAAACCTGATTAAAGGAAGAGGAACAAAAGCCGGAAGCCAGGGAACGGGCGAGGGTATAGGAAACGCAGGAGATCCTTTAGGTGGTGACGGAAATGGAGACAGTAAAGTAGGAATCGACAGAAAGCTGGTTGGATATATTCCCGGGACAATGGGCAGAGGAGGAGCACAACCCTCTCACAGCTGTACAGCAAGTGGATCAATTACCGTTGCCTACACCGTAGATAAAGCAGGAAATGTGGTGTCTGCAAGAAGATTGGGAGGTGTTTCAGATCCTTGTGTATCATCTACATCAGTAGCTTGGGTAAAGAAATATGTAAAAGCAGAGAAAGCCAGTACTTCTTCCACCGGAACTTATAAAATTACATTCTAA
- a CDS encoding nucleoside recognition domain-containing protein, which yields MVLSRIWSAFIIIAIAIASIKYVSSGHYKTIFNDMVVGKGGDTVKIASQPMNSLSPVVRDSLMKKNDFADSRIHYKTDSLKQNVNVYRVQEADGVIGTSETAVKICLGLIGIMTLFMGFMSIAEKAGGINLLSRLIQPFFSKLFPDIPKNHPAFGHMLMNFSANLLGLDNAATPFGLKAMESLQSLNPNKDTASNSQIMFLCLHAGGMTLIPVSIIAIRASMGSKTPTDIFLPCMIATFAATLAAMIIVSLYQKINLLRPVVIAYVGGISAVIALLVVYLVQLSKDQLDDFSKVLSNGLILFIFLAIVLGAVYKKINVFDAFIEGAKEGFTTCVKIIPYLVGMLIAISLLRTSGVFDVIIDGMKWVANIANMDPRFVDGLPTALIKPLSGSGARGMMVDTMATFGADSFQGKLAAVLQGSSDTTFYVIAVYFGAVAVKNTRYTVIAMLLADLVGVITAIALAYLFFA from the coding sequence ATGGTTCTCAGCAGAATTTGGTCGGCTTTTATTATCATTGCCATTGCCATTGCCAGTATAAAATACGTTTCGTCAGGTCACTACAAAACCATTTTCAATGATATGGTGGTAGGAAAAGGAGGTGATACAGTGAAGATTGCATCACAACCGATGAACAGCCTCTCCCCTGTTGTAAGAGACAGCCTGATGAAAAAAAATGATTTTGCAGACAGCAGAATTCACTATAAAACAGATTCTTTAAAACAAAATGTAAATGTTTATCGTGTTCAGGAAGCTGATGGAGTCATCGGAACATCTGAAACAGCGGTGAAGATCTGCCTTGGCCTTATCGGGATCATGACCTTATTCATGGGATTCATGAGTATTGCTGAAAAAGCAGGAGGAATCAACCTTCTAAGCCGTCTGATTCAACCATTTTTCTCAAAGCTGTTTCCTGATATCCCTAAAAATCATCCCGCATTCGGACATATGCTGATGAATTTCAGCGCCAATCTTCTGGGATTGGATAATGCGGCGACTCCTTTTGGACTAAAAGCCATGGAAAGCCTCCAGTCTTTAAATCCAAATAAAGATACAGCCAGTAATTCACAGATTATGTTTCTGTGTCTCCATGCCGGAGGTATGACTTTGATTCCCGTATCCATTATTGCTATCAGAGCATCTATGGGCTCAAAGACACCTACTGATATCTTTCTTCCATGTATGATTGCTACTTTTGCGGCTACTTTGGCTGCAATGATTATTGTTTCTCTCTATCAGAAGATCAATCTGCTTCGCCCTGTAGTTATAGCTTATGTAGGAGGAATTTCGGCAGTTATCGCTTTATTGGTCGTATACCTTGTACAGCTGAGTAAAGATCAATTGGATGACTTCAGTAAAGTCTTAAGCAATGGTTTAATCCTGTTCATATTCCTTGCTATTGTGCTTGGAGCCGTTTACAAGAAAATAAATGTTTTTGATGCCTTTATTGAAGGAGCGAAAGAAGGGTTTACTACCTGCGTTAAGATTATTCCTTATCTGGTTGGGATGCTGATTGCTATTTCATTGTTACGAACTTCCGGTGTTTTTGATGTTATCATTGACGGAATGAAATGGGTTGCCAATATAGCCAATATGGATCCGAGATTTGTGGACGGGCTTCCGACAGCGCTAATCAAGCCCTTATCAGGTTCAGGAGCCAGAGGAATGATGGTAGATACAATGGCAACGTTCGGAGCCGACAGCTTCCAGGGGAAATTAGCCGCGGTACTTCAGGGAAGCTCAGATACTACTTTTTACGTGATCGCAGTCTATTTTGGCGCTGTAGCTGTTAAGAATACAAGATATACGGTAATTGCTATGCTTCTGGCCGATTTGGTGGGTGTTATCACTGCAATTGCATTGGCTTATCTGTTCTTTGCTTAA
- a CDS encoding DUF6973 domain-containing protein, whose product MRTFKIFFNTIRSMSFKKIIRLLSLILPHPLFALLSFHATVKAFTIAQKRFPDTASNNGIGNAFRHALWCSFIMMYCCKISSPEKALDFCKRITDMHEELFPNEPLETKMDLHNNKIGMDYFMELLPGIHRQFFEKSFFVDALVKKMDDAKVLKNLDDDFEGHLVYLEE is encoded by the coding sequence ATGAGGACTTTTAAGATATTTTTCAATACCATCAGAAGCATGAGTTTTAAAAAGATTATCCGTCTTTTATCACTTATCCTTCCCCATCCTCTTTTTGCCCTGTTGAGCTTTCATGCCACTGTAAAGGCATTTACCATCGCTCAGAAAAGATTCCCTGATACGGCTTCCAATAATGGAATTGGAAATGCTTTCAGACATGCTCTTTGGTGCAGCTTCATTATGATGTACTGCTGTAAAATTTCTTCCCCTGAGAAAGCGCTTGATTTCTGCAAAAGAATAACAGACATGCATGAAGAGCTATTCCCGAATGAACCTTTGGAAACAAAAATGGATCTCCACAATAACAAAATCGGAATGGATTATTTTATGGAACTTCTGCCGGGTATTCACCGCCAGTTTTTTGAAAAAAGTTTTTTTGTGGATGCATTAGTCAAAAAAATGGATGATGCCAAAGTTCTGAAAAATCTGGATGATGATTTTGAAGGGCACCTTGTCTATTTGGAAGAGTAA
- the accD gene encoding acetyl-CoA carboxylase, carboxyltransferase subunit beta, translating to MAFDWFKRKAKNITTSTDEKKDVPKGLWHQTPSGKVVEHDELKRNNYVSPEDGFHVRIGSAEFFDILFDGGKFTELDANVESIDILNFKDTKPYKDRLKEVKAKTKLTDSIRNAVGTVKGTEMVVSCMDFAFIGGSLGSVMGEKIRRAVDYCIKHKLPYMIICQSGGARMQEATYSLMQLAKVQAKLAQLSEAGLLYIAYLCDPTFGGITASFAMTADIIMAEPGALIGFAGPRVIRETIGRDLPEGFQTSEFLQEKGFVDFIVKRTEIQDTVAKTVNLLAVKA from the coding sequence ATGGCATTCGACTGGTTTAAAAGAAAAGCAAAAAACATTACCACTTCTACTGATGAAAAAAAGGACGTTCCCAAAGGCCTTTGGCATCAGACTCCATCCGGAAAAGTTGTGGAACATGATGAACTAAAGAGAAATAACTATGTTTCTCCTGAAGACGGATTTCATGTAAGAATAGGAAGTGCGGAATTTTTTGACATCCTTTTTGACGGTGGTAAATTTACCGAACTGGATGCCAATGTTGAAAGTATTGATATCTTAAACTTCAAAGATACAAAGCCTTACAAAGACCGTTTGAAAGAAGTAAAAGCAAAGACCAAGCTTACTGATTCTATCAGAAATGCTGTAGGAACCGTAAAAGGAACTGAAATGGTAGTTTCTTGTATGGATTTTGCTTTCATCGGTGGATCTTTGGGTTCTGTAATGGGAGAAAAGATCAGAAGAGCAGTAGATTACTGTATCAAGCACAAACTTCCGTATATGATTATCTGTCAGTCCGGAGGAGCAAGAATGCAGGAAGCCACTTACTCTTTGATGCAGCTGGCAAAAGTTCAGGCTAAGTTGGCTCAGCTTTCTGAAGCAGGGCTTTTATACATCGCTTATCTTTGTGACCCTACATTCGGAGGAATTACAGCTTCTTTCGCAATGACCGCTGATATCATTATGGCAGAGCCGGGAGCACTGATCGGTTTCGCAGGACCAAGAGTAATCCGTGAAACAATTGGTAGAGACTTACCGGAAGGATTCCAGACATCAGAATTCTTACAAGAAAAAGGATTTGTAGATTTCATTGTAAAAAGAACTGAAATTCAGGATACTGTTGCAAAAACAGTTAATTTATTAGCTGTAAAAGCATAG
- the fbaA gene encoding class II fructose-bisphosphate aldolase yields the protein MSRIFPAGVATGQLVTDIFQYAKENKFALPAVNVIGSSNINAVMETAAKLNSPVIIQFSNGGAAFNAGKGLSNDGQKSAILGAIAGAKHIHTLAEAYGATVILHTDHCAKKLLPWIDGLMDANEEFFKQTGKSLYSSHMLDLSEESLEENLEISAQYFERMAKLQMTLEVEIGVTGGEEDGVDNSDVDNSKLYTQPEDIAYTYEKLKAISDNFTIAAAFGNVHGVYKPGNVVLTPKILDNSQKYVQEKFGTAAKPVNFVFHGGSGSTLEEIREAIDYGVIKMNIDTDLQFAYTEGVRDYMVNNIDYLRTQIGNPEGEEKPNKKFYDPRVWVRKGEDTFSTRLVKAFEDLNNVNTLK from the coding sequence ATGAGCAGAATTTTTCCGGCAGGAGTTGCCACAGGTCAGTTAGTTACTGATATCTTTCAGTATGCTAAAGAAAACAAATTTGCATTGCCTGCAGTAAACGTAATTGGATCAAGCAACATTAATGCTGTGATGGAAACTGCAGCGAAATTGAACTCTCCTGTAATTATTCAGTTTTCAAATGGTGGAGCTGCATTCAACGCAGGGAAAGGATTAAGCAATGACGGACAAAAGTCTGCAATCTTAGGAGCAATCGCTGGAGCAAAACATATTCACACTCTTGCAGAAGCTTACGGAGCAACAGTAATTCTACACACAGACCACTGTGCAAAGAAATTACTTCCTTGGATCGATGGGTTGATGGATGCTAACGAAGAATTCTTCAAGCAGACAGGAAAATCTCTTTACTCTTCTCACATGTTAGACCTTTCTGAAGAATCTTTAGAAGAAAACCTTGAGATTTCAGCTCAGTATTTCGAAAGAATGGCTAAGCTTCAGATGACTCTTGAAGTAGAAATCGGGGTTACAGGAGGTGAAGAAGATGGTGTTGACAACTCAGACGTTGATAACTCTAAATTATATACTCAGCCTGAAGATATAGCTTACACTTATGAAAAACTAAAAGCTATTTCTGACAACTTTACCATTGCTGCTGCTTTCGGTAACGTACACGGAGTTTACAAGCCAGGAAATGTAGTTCTTACACCGAAAATCCTTGACAATTCTCAGAAATATGTTCAGGAGAAATTCGGAACGGCTGCTAAACCTGTAAACTTTGTATTCCACGGAGGTTCAGGATCTACTTTAGAGGAAATCAGAGAAGCTATCGACTACGGAGTAATCAAAATGAATATCGATACTGACCTTCAGTTTGCATATACAGAAGGCGTTAGAGATTATATGGTAAACAATATTGATTATTTAAGAACTCAAATCGGAAACCCTGAAGGAGAAGAAAAACCTAACAAGAAATTCTATGATCCAAGAGTTTGGGTAAGAAAAGGTGAGGATACATTCTCTACAAGATTGGTGAAAGCATTTGAAGATTTAAATAACGTAAATACTTTAAAATAA
- a CDS encoding NAD kinase, whose amino-acid sequence MKAAIYSQKKDLDTFLYLSKFISELEARDVKSVLYDEMAEALQFSKIFETFNCKQDLLDKEVDLFFTFGGDGTIVNSLTFIEDLEIPVVGVNTGRLGFLAFFTKEEAFKELDSILKGDVKTSRRSVIEVVSPKLEGSFPYALNDVTVSRKETTSMITVDSYINDEFLNVFWGDGVIISTPTGSTAYSLSCGGPIISPNNENFVITPIAPHNLNVRPLVVNDKVEIKFRVESRVPQYSLSLDSRLIHIETDKEIIIKKAAFQLLLVQPNGLSFYETIRQKLLWGRDKRN is encoded by the coding sequence ATGAAGGCAGCCATATATTCTCAGAAAAAAGATCTTGATACTTTTTTATATTTAAGCAAGTTTATCTCTGAACTTGAAGCCAGAGATGTAAAATCTGTTCTGTATGATGAAATGGCTGAAGCACTTCAGTTCTCAAAAATTTTCGAAACCTTCAACTGTAAGCAGGATCTTCTGGATAAGGAAGTTGATCTGTTTTTCACTTTTGGTGGAGACGGAACGATTGTAAATTCTTTAACCTTCATTGAAGATCTTGAAATTCCTGTTGTAGGAGTTAATACCGGAAGACTTGGATTTTTAGCCTTTTTCACTAAGGAAGAAGCTTTTAAAGAGCTTGATTCCATATTAAAAGGAGATGTAAAAACAAGTCGCCGTTCCGTAATTGAAGTTGTTTCTCCAAAACTTGAGGGATCTTTCCCTTATGCTTTGAACGACGTTACTGTTTCAAGAAAAGAAACCACATCAATGATTACCGTAGATTCTTACATCAACGATGAATTTTTGAATGTCTTCTGGGGTGATGGTGTTATCATCTCTACTCCTACGGGTTCTACCGCTTACTCTTTGAGCTGTGGCGGGCCTATCATTTCTCCAAACAACGAAAATTTCGTCATTACTCCAATCGCGCCTCACAATCTGAATGTGAGACCTTTAGTGGTAAATGACAAAGTAGAAATAAAATTCAGGGTGGAAAGCCGTGTACCTCAGTATTCCCTTTCTCTGGACTCCCGACTGATCCATATAGAAACCGATAAGGAAATTATCATCAAAAAGGCCGCATTCCAGCTTCTTCTGGTACAGCCCAACGGTTTAAGTTTCTATGAAACGATCCGTCAGAAGTTACTTTGGGGAAGAGATAAAAGAAATTAG
- a CDS encoding CBS domain-containing protein, which produces MFIKDYISKDFPCFSLSDSIESARNMLEDFGYSHIFIKKSHHFYGALAMDFLYEEDGGTLKDLEHQIERFAILEDSNIMDSIRLFYTFTSNVIPVINKNEKYLGYITCEDVFQDLSRYPLFSETGAILTVETPARKYSMTEITNIVESNNSKFYGGFISFMSEEVVQITIKISNENLASIDSTFDRYDYRIVEKYYSDEKSDLFKDRFGFLQKFIEI; this is translated from the coding sequence ATGTTTATCAAGGACTATATCTCAAAAGACTTTCCATGTTTTAGCCTGTCTGACTCCATAGAGTCAGCCAGAAATATGTTGGAGGATTTTGGATATTCCCATATTTTCATCAAAAAATCCCACCATTTCTACGGAGCTCTTGCAATGGACTTTCTGTATGAAGAAGATGGCGGGACTCTGAAGGATCTTGAACATCAGATTGAACGGTTCGCTATCCTGGAGGACAGCAATATTATGGACAGTATCCGTCTGTTTTACACCTTCACCAGCAATGTGATCCCGGTGATTAATAAAAATGAAAAGTATCTGGGGTATATTACCTGTGAAGATGTTTTTCAAGACCTTTCCCGTTATCCTTTATTTTCAGAAACAGGTGCTATTCTTACGGTAGAAACTCCTGCCAGAAAATATTCTATGACGGAAATTACCAATATCGTAGAAAGCAACAACTCGAAGTTTTATGGAGGGTTTATAAGCTTTATGTCTGAAGAAGTGGTCCAAATCACAATAAAGATCAGCAATGAAAACCTAGCCTCGATAGACTCAACTTTTGACCGGTACGACTACAGAATTGTTGAAAAATACTATTCTGATGAGAAATCCGATCTGTTTAAAGACCGATTTGGTTTTTTACAAAAATTCATAGAAATATAA
- a CDS encoding RNA methyltransferase — translation MVQKLKLEELNRIDVETFKKVEKIPLVIILDNIRSMHNVGAAFRTADAFLIEKIILCGITPQPPHREIHKAALGATESVDWSHKAETNTAISDLKSKGYEIIGIEQTTGSQLITDFTIDNSKKYALILGNEVEGISDEVLPNVDVFLEIPQLGTKHSLNVSVCAGIVMWEFAKALK, via the coding sequence TTGGTACAGAAACTAAAACTGGAAGAACTTAACAGAATAGATGTAGAAACATTTAAGAAGGTTGAAAAAATTCCGTTGGTCATCATTTTAGATAATATCAGAAGTATGCACAATGTAGGTGCTGCTTTCAGAACGGCAGATGCCTTTTTAATTGAAAAAATAATCCTTTGTGGAATTACACCACAACCACCCCACCGTGAGATCCATAAAGCGGCATTGGGAGCAACAGAAAGTGTAGACTGGTCTCATAAGGCAGAAACCAATACGGCGATTTCTGATCTGAAAAGCAAAGGGTACGAAATCATCGGAATTGAGCAGACTACCGGCAGCCAGCTGATTACTGATTTTACGATTGACAACTCGAAAAAATATGCATTGATTTTAGGAAACGAGGTAGAAGGAATCAGTGATGAAGTACTTCCAAATGTTGATGTATTTTTAGAAATTCCACAGCTTGGAACAAAGCATTCTCTGAATGTAAGTGTATGTGCCGGAATTGTAATGTGGGAGTTTGCAAAAGCGTTAAAATAA